From Solanum stenotomum isolate F172 chromosome 2, ASM1918654v1, whole genome shotgun sequence:
AATGCCTATTTTAACTTGAAAATCTTGCCCAAAATGTTTGATTGTCAAATGCCCGTAGTTTTTGTGCTTCTTAATAAGTTGGATTGTGATTGCGTATTGTTAAAttgattgggtgaagtctgagtagcccgCATTTGTGCTAAATGTCAAAAAATTGTGCAATGATAAAGCGGGTGACACCactcttaagagcaaatatcaTCAAATGGCTAAATTCGGTAAATCcaggagaagtctgagtattccGGGGTGACGGGTAGTATGGGTCTTCTTTGAATTTCATTAGTGCGtgattttatttcaatttcagGGGTTGCAGAGTAGAATTCGAGAAGGTGGGTTGAAAAAGGGCACTTTGGGTTATTCGGCGAGCTGAGTCGAGCTCACCGAATCACTCGGTGTTTCGCCTATTATCTTCATCTCTGTTTAATTTCATGTCAAGTTTGTGGTTTGAGTCTGTAAATTTTGGCGAGATGCCTGAGTTCCCCGAAGGCACACGACGACTTGCAGAAAGTATTCTTTATCACTTTTTATTTGCACCCCTGAGACCCttatgcactgtaactttcgacgGACAAACCCTTGCTTGCCAAAAGGACTCTCCTATTGCTGACTTGCCTTAATTTTTTAGCCAACCCCAGTGGCAAACCAAATATAGCTCGCCAAAGCGGTTCGACGACTCGCCGACTGGATCAACTAGTTTATCTGCAACAAGATTTGTTGTGctagagtttgattttgtttttttaatttctctcGATCTTTTGCAGATATGATACGCACCAATCTAATCGAACCACCCCAGAGAAAAGCAAAGGGCATTACCATAAACGAAGGAGGATCAAATCCTCCGAAGAGGAGAGGGGATGACCTCCAACCGAGAGTCAAAGGCAAGAGGAAAAAACATATAGCTAGAAAAGGAGCAGCTATTGAACCAGATTTCTCTGAACCAGAGGATGAACAACCTCTGATTAACCGAAGGGAAGCACTTTGGGCCAGATCTCAGTCCATCTCTACCAGAACTCTTGCAGCTGCCACTCCTCCGACAACAGACTCAGTGCTAGCTCAGGCACCACCTCTAGTAGCTCCTGCACTCCCTACAGTCCCTCCATCGAGGCTGTTAAACAGATTGAAAGGTGATGGTTACAGACCATCATAGAGGAGAAGTTACTATCTATAGAGGGTCTGGAAGGCAAGCATCCTGATGTGCTTGAAACTCTCGAATACCATGGATTGGAGCAGTTCACACAAACTCGAGGCCCTTACAATCCTTCTTAGGTAAGAAAGTTTTACACTGCTTATGGGGAGTTGGTGCctaagaataagaagaaggcAAGTGAGTTTTGAGCGGTGAAATCGGCCATGGTCAGAGGCAAAGAAATGGAGTGTCACAGTGAGCATATTAATATTGTATTGGGTAGACCGCTGCACTCTGTACTTCCATACAAAGGGTTGCCGATCGTTCAGTCCCTGGATGATTTGAACAGTTGGTTGGCTCAGATGATTTCTGGCACCACCCGGAGGTGGATAGATGTAGGGGCTCCTATTAAGAAGAGGGACATGAACATCGCCTTCAGGTTCTAGTTTGGCTTCATTAGCAGCACCATAATGacatcccagaacgagtctaTTATTCGCTATCCTAAGGCGGCTTGCCTAGGTTTTATCATGGCCAAGAGGCGGATCGATCTGGGACTGCTAATGTCACATGAGATTGCCATGAGAGCCGAATAGAAGCTGACGTCTCTGCCATTTCCAGTTCTGGTCACTGAGCTGTGCCGACAAGCTAAAGTACCTCATGACACTACGAGGGATGTTGATGTCACCCCATTTTTCTCCACCGATATCCGGTGTGTTGAGGCTGAGTTCACATGAGAGGAGGTTGACAAGAGATGAGCAGCTCCAACAGACACTTCTCCAGAGGTCAATGTTGACTCATTACCAGCGAAGGCATCTTCGCCTACTCTGGCCTCTGAGCCCTCACGTATAatctctccttcttcttcttcctcacagGCTCCAGGTGCTTCCTCATCCTCCCAGTCTGCCAAGATCACTCATgccatgatcctgaagatggggcaaCTATTCAGCTGATGTGAGAGCCACCCGATTAGAGAGATCCATCCCGGGGATGATTGACAGTGCCATCTTGGCGGCACTGACCCCCTTAAAGCCTCTGTTGATGATCTCGCTACCAGAGTCACTACTTGTGAGATCAGACAGAGGGAGACATCTAGAGTTTCGACTTTGAAAGTTGAAGTAGCAGATTTAAGGAAGGATGTAGACTATTTGAAGGCTACTGACTTCACTTCAGTGATGCGGGATGCATATGATGAGGATGCTCCTGAGACATCAGAGATTCCTCTATCTACCACTGGAGATATGTAGAGGGATAGCACATCATATGCATAGACCGATGAGGAATTGATATTAGTACATGCTGAAGAGACACAAGAGATCAGAGACGAGGGCATATTCAAAGACTTGCCAGATCTTATAGGGATAGTTGTGCAGCCGGTGATCCAGACATTGCTTATTGAGATGTCCACATCAGCTCCTAGTGGATCTGGCATTGCTATTCCGTCTGAGGCTActtcgggcactgatgcccatatGCAGACTGCTACACCAGCCAACGAGACCCCGATAGAgagagagactgcatagacatgacctttctttacctccctctctatcttattatatttttactttttggatacttttatttgcatttgaggacaaatacttTTTAATCGTGGTGGGGTGAgacccacaccttttgtgttgatagttgtgttttgtgtatatatttgggttgttctgctttaaaattgtgtttaatcggtttttgtggatgattgagcttatggctccttttattttatattgcaaaatgattttaaccCATCCGAAAAAATTTTCCACCTCTTGTGTgatgaatgtggctgttctttgcaaaatttaagtctcggtcCCGATCAAtactaatgacttgaatagtgctctcaatcgaacgaacatgaatgcgcggctacgatgaagccaaatgaagttgcatagacaatatgtgaactctttgcttCTCGTTTTGACTAGCCTAGTATCGAATCAAGTCTCTTGTAATGactgttgcacactagcgaaagtgtagagtcttgtttgactttattGTTGATGCCTAGTGTGTTGAGCTTACTTTGAGACATGCATGATagaacctagaatttgccctgttggtCCGGTCGATTAAGTAAAGTTTTCTCTTGacatgatcttaggcaattttgaagagtgtgagccaatttgacatatacctcttttgtggcctaccttgtgagtgtgtgaatctctcttgaacaccccttgaaccTTAACCTTCTTTGGAACAAACTTGATGGAAACTAGATCTTTCTTAATCCACTACCTTTAAttctcttgatttgtggtttaatgaatagccaacttaggccaaaagcctaagttaggggtgtagtgaaaagaaaggagaaagtcaagaagtgcaaggaaagtctcccttaacccatggtgttgagaaaaatggaaccctttcatataaaaaaaaagagaaaaagaacagaacaaaaaaaaagttgtggaataaagtaccaaaTAAATGGGGATTCCAACTAATCCATGGGAAGTGAATAATCGGATGACTTAAGAGCACTAGCAAAACTGATGAAGGAAAAGGGAGTGGAGTGTTGTGATTACCACATCTCATGAAGATGAAAgacactgagcctaaatgatcgtacctttgcactcaaccccattacaagccttaaaaaaacttttttgatcttgagtaaccCGAAACAAAtaatgattggaaaatacgggcaaacctatgggtgaaaacatgcattgctttcatctttgtgagtgtgagcgttgcatctgattctgaactttaaatgattaaatcaACATGTGCGAATATGGAACATTCTTCTGTGAGGGCGGTTGAACActttagttgagcttgaacttgcatttgaggcaagtattgtgagcatgagattctttgatattggtgagtcactacttgaatctttgagtgcacaattgatctttgaataagtaaattgagtcttgttgtgtgcattcgtgatcgagtcttgtgtagcactgttcaagacatcctttttgaatgGCTGAACTTAAGTTTGCTTGAgcacaaacaaaagtttaagttgggggtgttgatgagtccacaaattggactcatttagggctatattttaatagaaattgtgtcatcaaatgcttattttatctctatatctgatgaaaacctttaagtttcaggtatttgaagtttaagtgaaaacatggacactatcgagcaaaaaggagcaaaacaAGCTAAAAGgacgaagaaaagaagatctGTGAATTGCCGAACCCATTCGATCGGTGAATCGCCAATAGATTGCATATTCGCCTATCGCCAATAGTGTGTTGAGCCTTGAAAGAAAGGAGCAAATTGgcggtgaaaaggagcagtcggcgtatTGCCGAGCGACTCCGTGAGGCACTGCTACATCACCCAATGATCCAAGACacaaagatgctgaaggcaactGATGAAAGGCGATGAAGTCGGTCATCGGCGATCCTGACTAACGTCGTCGAAAGATCCTTCAGAGcacattttctgaaaactataaatactagttcagTGTTTATTCTTAGGGGCAAACTTTTACCTTGTTTTACCTAGTTTTTTAGATTATTAAGTTTTAGATAGATTTTTTTTGGAGATATTCTCTCGAAGtttttgagagggttttgaaaaaCTTGGAGCTTtcaagggtttcatcttcaagaaattggacttgggtctcttggttTCTTCACTTTtggcttgttttaagacttaatcttgcatacctattgatggaaactgatattggtatacatctttatctcttttacatgcgtagctaaaactccaattcttggggtgtgattttgtgaatatgggttagattagttgttgggtcttgcttgctaatagtctatttgtagtttaaatgtgatttcgtttagtgatTGTGGATGAACGTAAtgaggttgtagttgcaaatataatctcatatatgtgttttcggcttgctcgagagagaggtcgtaaaactaagactactaaattgatggctagtgcgagtgggtcgacatgagattcaactcgagagagtgaaccctagtcccatgtccatacactcagcttgagagagtgagtgggttaaggtgGAGGCTGTCCTTCAtccggcaagtgggtgtccgagaggaaccctcTTGAAAcggtatatatataaattttcttccattaattgttccaatagttttatatcttccatagattttgtccaatattgtaaatattcgtagttcattttagtctgaatttattttttaaaatcgtaccattctattctttcgtagtctaaatcatgtaggtctatttcataccattgttggttcaatatatcttctgattcgttatcttcaaatattttttcccatattattcttcttaattcaattatttctatatttttaagtatatatagaattaaagtttcgtagttttttatcatttcatcatgcatgtatatGGTCATGTTCATTGTtatgcagattttttattttcaattcttCCTTCCTATTATatccataattgattaaattcatattagatcattatgaactagattatctgtttatcatgttctcctgtcactactagcatcgtactttagcgaatacttccttcttatcagcgtctcaactttgtttacttcCCTAAACGGCTTttctcgcctaccggtttcaacattaggatgacagagtatagaagttttctccctgtttccagtgtgctaataaactagaaatcatgattcaaataattctaatacataataattaacataaatttattcaatcatatatatgatattcaggaatatatgaaattagttccgcatattttttgaacaatatacctttgcttcttgcttagccatgctatctgaaatatcttattggatttcagattttttcattagtattttaaatatttatcttagtTGAGAGAGTGTTTTCTGAAAGAGGATTTATATTTAGGCGTTGCCTGCCTTTTCATTTACATATgccttcctttatatagaaaggaattgCTACTTTACAATCTTTCACAATACTACACGGACACTTTACTTAATAATGTGCctatataatatagtataataatgtgCCTAATAATATAGTATATCTACATTATGACACATCTACTTATGACACACCATACCTACTTTATGACTACTTTACATCTTTTACTATTCTTACTTTACACATGTCTACTACTATTTCTAATAAGTTAAATAACTTTATGACTTTTACATCTTTGCAATAATACGTAGATGACTTTAGCTTTCTTGGCTTCTTTTTCCATGCTTATCTCCTTTTGCCATTTGGATTATTCTAGATGGACATTTGCtatcacattatcttctccattgcattttgaacatatgtgatctagatatttgtgtccaattaacttgcaatatctggttaatatctctgccgaaataaatcatgcttttagtgctcgtgttgtaggtcgttcttctggtttaagtaatgataaaatccatctctagacttcatccatatctgctttccttagctcccttgaattgaaataaatcattaactgatctcttgcatagtagctccatatagcgtttccttttaaataattatttgctagctcttgtataatggttgatataccaattattctcttattggcataaaaactgggtatctcgcttttttgtatctctggttgTTGTTCGATATCTTCcgatattatcatatcttttgttagtcctatctttaccacttgtatcggaggttttatttcctcgtataatatctctgttGTTGtcgtataaaattttacatagaataaatttcccttagtaactctcttatatgtaataaatgctttatgtagttccggtattccacttagttcctcttcgtcatatgtatatactgtatttaatagtccatagttataacatgtccttactaagttggcgttagttttcggttgtgcaatcagtttattataaccttgtaatttttgggttaaataatcctggttgggttcttgggttgtagtagatatgggtttaaggtttaaaaatgtttggattttgtatatattttctgtATAGGTTCGCGTAATATggttatatgttattttgtcatggtgtaggctatccgcatatgtagaagtttgtggttctatagtTAATGTGTTTTTTGGTGTTAGTCTCGaggtaaatggtttttcgaataaCTGGTTCAAGTTTGAATTCTTATGTTTTTCACTAACTCGTTGGCTTGTACCTGCAattgtatttaaacaaatgttatggatttttaggtgtttcccaacgtcaccttttagctctagattttttttgtcttccgatcgacatagctccgcatttttatagtcatgttgctgacttatactagctttagacttcagattatcttcattagtcatttttgtatctcgttgttcatactatccacttttgtacaaagtgtagtaatggctttgagtatcttttcgatGGTATCTATCCCCTCaatctcagtctgagtagctttgtcgtgataggtaatctgcaataacattcttatcagtttttattacttcaattgtaaatgtaaaatttaatatatttaataccaatctccttatttcttttgttgttaccgaatcttgtatttttcttgttagccaccattctacttgtgtattatctgttcttataatgaatttgttatatacaattgtggttcaaatgataataaacacttatatactgaatataattcttttctatttatttcccattttatttttgtattattaaatgttcctgaataatacctacaatgatgttctatcgtattgccatcatacctgtattttactattcctccataacttttttcactcgcatctgattctattatataagtaaattttttattttcatctggaaagtatagtttaggtaagtttttacataataattttaccttttgtatttgtatttggtcttttttatcaaactgatattctatatctttctttaatttttgttgtaatggttttaaattctctgctaattttggtatgtattctcttacttgatttactagtcctaagaatgattgtaatttcttttttgtgtctagttgttcatttgagttaattattttttgtactatatgtgtttgcatttttattccgtttttatcaatttgtattcctaagaattctatttgatttttcattatatcagctttctttttacttagacttatacctgaatattctatgatgtgtataaatttttctaataatcttatatgttcatcttgtgtcttagaatataataatatatcatcgatgtacactacacaattttctatttgtttaaagtaattgtccataaagtgttgatatctacctggtgcgtttttatatccaaatggtaatacattccattcataaaatccttgtggtacagtgaatgctgttagttttttagattcttcttctagttttaagtgataaaatcctgatttacaatcaaatttgctaaaataattatatccttgtatttgtcttatctttagtattttatttggtatcggataattatatgttttagtttttgcatttaaatttctataatcaataaccattctactttttccccttttttgttcactatgtttatttacgataaatgccgggcttgtatgcttactattgctttcttgtatatatcctttttctagtaattcatctatatgtatcttaaattcggttaaatcattaaaattatactttaatggtttttgggttattatactattattatcaattagctcaatttttacttttgttttatgtttctcccatccttgtaaaggattcTCACTATAtgataattctaacttatcttggattatttttactttatctatagagaatataattaattctattttagggtcttcttcttttatattttctaatttttgtgtaatattttcacttccttttatccattctgttgtttttcgttttttattatttactctttttgctcctattttttgtttacacggtatTGTGAACcaccaatgtgtttttgttattatatgtggatATAGTTTTTCTAAAATTGGCATttctaatagcatatcttttgtagttaattcaaagttatatatttcttctatagttaatatcttatcacatagttgtatttttatatttttttccttatatgtgatcatgcttccttcattattaaatcttgttACTGCTATcagtgtttttaatttttcccacttatcttctggtaaacaattgtatttacatatattagtttctgctcccgtatctatcatttgtgtataatatctgttgtaatatccctctattattatctttgcaagtatgtatattttcatatttttatcatactaaagtcctttttattattactcttttattttcataatttattattaactgtttgtcttctagattatatgattttacttgttctagccattttattcctaaagtgatattttcatctccttgatatattttaaattttattactattggtacgcCTCccatgattatttccttttatgtagtttcttcggtatacattaatgcttttggtagttcggggcatatttgttcagtagttattatttcatcttccgttaTTAATTCtctgtaatatagttttcttctagtcctgtatttattaatattatatattttcgtTATTCCATTATTCCTGTTATGTaataatgatgtggttttatttcttcttccattgatttttgtggggttttatctattattcttgaggtactcattttttatgacatttggggtatctcattatttattctttttgatgtacttagtctttcttttactatttctaaatcttcttctatatcaatttcgttataactataatcattattatctgtgactgtaactatcctttcaaaaggattttctatttttattttatttattttattttttgctgttattttttgttttgttgttaaaacatataagtttttacatctagctgtaaatatttttacttccCGGGGTTAATTCTATCTCTGACAttctccaatataatactagtgatttatctatgtttctatcatttattgctactgagtagttagcacttattataaatttaaatttttggtatatgaggttaccttttactttacttattatacttttttctataggttgtataattctataatccgctaagtatatttctatgagTGTATTTATtacttctctaaaacatgcttttattagtatttctgttcctcctaaatgtacatatttaattggatttttagccttaatatcttgtatttctttatttattattcgtttgtttattattggtattttagcctttcctttggtgtatttgcaatctatgatatgttctctttgacttactacataatattcttctttttgtcgtttaaaccagtttcttattgttggtatttcgaatattttttctacgcttaggtttaattcttttccttttatttgttcaaatatattattatcaaatattattttttgttttgccgattcttcatcttgagatttttctttagttattatttgtatatctgtttcagtcattgatatcgtattcactgattctattactggattattttccatttcattttctgataattcatatatactatcattgctttctaattcataatctacgtactctatttctgtatatttttcatcgtctattattatttctgatatttattttttctttggatttttaggtaatttacaatctctagctatatgtcataattttccacaattataacaagtacattccgttagttttctttttggactatatggtcttttgattttgtatttttttacatagtatcttcttcttggttttttatatttatattttgatctgtattttttattatatttctttctatttttataatacctatccgtacaaccaaattgaggtgttgttttatttttgcaacatggcaagttttttactaatattttttccatttttatttcttctttatgtttttcacatagttccataaaccatcgttgcaagaatttcatGCTAGTTCCTAAGGTGTCTGTTAATtatgcttcat
This genomic window contains:
- the LOC125855722 gene encoding uncharacterized protein LOC125855722, producing MVNRWIDEEVSDPDLTLRLAQFKFKSEPGLQSRIREDMIRTNLIEPPQRKAKGITINEGGSNPPKRRGDDLQPRVKGKRKKHIARKGAAIEPDFSEPEDEQPLINRREALWARSQSISTRTLAAATPPTTDSVLAQAPPLVAPALPTVPPSRLLNRLKGDGYRPS